The following are encoded in a window of Methylicorpusculum oleiharenae genomic DNA:
- a CDS encoding cyclic nucleotide-binding domain-containing protein, with translation MTAAHHYHSLKSLLNHPGFYEGENWYKKTFEAEELVILEGEAGHEIYAILSGKVSVCTQVQISESRNMLSGLCELFDGEEFAHSCFFDDEPHSASVKTITPCELAVIDAAKLKVFLRDHPEIGFNLLYYWITMMLPRIRQGNKRFASLFSWGLKAHQLDVSL, from the coding sequence ATGACTGCTGCACATCATTACCATTCACTAAAATCGTTACTGAATCATCCTGGATTTTATGAAGGGGAAAATTGGTACAAAAAGACATTTGAAGCCGAGGAGTTAGTGATTTTGGAAGGCGAGGCCGGTCATGAAATTTACGCAATTCTGAGCGGCAAGGTTTCAGTGTGTACTCAGGTCCAGATTTCAGAATCCAGGAATATGCTTTCGGGGCTTTGCGAATTATTTGACGGGGAAGAATTTGCGCATTCCTGTTTTTTTGATGACGAACCGCACAGTGCGTCGGTTAAAACAATTACACCTTGTGAACTCGCAGTGATCGATGCGGCAAAGCTTAAGGTTTTTTTGCGGGATCATCCCGAAATAGGCTTCAACCTTTTGTATTATTGGATAACCATGATGTTGCCTCGAATTCGCCAAGGTAACAAACGTTTTGCCAGTCTGTTCAGTTGGGGGTTAAAAGCTCATCAACTGGATGTTTCCCTATAA
- a CDS encoding type I restriction-modification system subunit M: MTLITLKDLEAHLWHAAHILTGPIDASDYKTYIFPILFFKRICDVYDEEFADALAQIGDAELAKGDMFHRIQIPEQCHWQQVFNKTKDVGQALKEAFRGIELANERLHGIFGDAGWTNKERLSDELLGTLLNHFNKVNLGVSSVRDDDMGRAYEYLIKRFADKANKKAGEFYTPRTIVRLMVNILDPKAGESVYDPACGTGGMLLETIHHVKEQGGDPRLLKIKGQEKNLTTEAIARMNLFLHGMEDFDIVRGDTLRHPKFIKGDHLETFDNVIANPPFSLSEWGYELWQNDPYGRKQFGLPPQTNGDFAWVQHMFTSLNDNGRMAVVLPHGVLFRGGAEGRIRKQLLEQNRIEAVIGVATNLFYGTGIPACILVLRKQRPFDHQSHVLIINAEEIFTKGRAQNTLSVAQADEIYQIYQSQEQAGPQNAKEIEGVARWINLSEIEENDFNLNIARYVQKPLEEETITVEQALLDFKNKLAALEQAEQELEDLLIKEGFEI; the protein is encoded by the coding sequence ATGACATTGATCACCCTAAAGGACTTGGAAGCCCACCTTTGGCATGCCGCGCATATTCTTACCGGCCCTATTGACGCCTCAGACTATAAAACCTACATCTTCCCTATCTTGTTCTTCAAACGTATTTGCGACGTGTACGATGAAGAATTTGCAGACGCGTTAGCACAAATCGGTGATGCGGAGCTGGCTAAAGGCGACATGTTTCACCGCATTCAAATTCCGGAACAATGCCATTGGCAACAGGTTTTTAATAAAACCAAAGATGTTGGTCAGGCGCTTAAAGAAGCATTTCGCGGTATAGAACTCGCTAATGAACGCTTGCACGGTATTTTTGGCGACGCGGGTTGGACCAATAAAGAACGGTTGTCCGATGAATTGCTAGGCACGCTGCTGAATCATTTCAACAAAGTGAATCTCGGCGTATCCAGTGTTCGCGATGATGACATGGGTCGTGCTTACGAATACCTCATCAAACGCTTTGCCGATAAAGCCAATAAAAAGGCCGGTGAGTTTTATACCCCGCGCACCATCGTGCGTTTAATGGTTAATATTCTTGACCCCAAAGCCGGTGAAAGCGTTTACGATCCTGCTTGCGGTACAGGTGGCATGTTGCTGGAAACCATCCATCACGTCAAAGAACAGGGCGGCGATCCTCGCTTGTTAAAAATCAAAGGCCAAGAAAAAAATCTCACCACCGAAGCCATTGCGCGTATGAATTTGTTTCTACATGGCATGGAAGATTTTGACATTGTGCGTGGTGATACCCTGCGTCATCCCAAATTCATCAAAGGCGATCATTTAGAAACCTTTGACAATGTAATTGCCAATCCGCCCTTTAGCTTAAGCGAATGGGGCTACGAACTTTGGCAAAACGATCCTTATGGACGTAAACAATTTGGTTTACCCCCGCAAACCAATGGCGACTTTGCTTGGGTACAACACATGTTTACCTCGTTAAACGATAACGGACGCATGGCCGTAGTTCTCCCGCATGGCGTGTTATTCCGTGGCGGCGCTGAAGGCCGTATCCGTAAACAACTGCTGGAACAAAATCGTATTGAGGCCGTTATTGGCGTTGCAACGAATTTGTTTTACGGCACCGGTATTCCCGCTTGCATTCTGGTACTCAGAAAACAACGTCCGTTTGACCATCAAAGTCATGTACTGATCATTAACGCTGAAGAAATCTTTACCAAAGGTCGTGCGCAAAACACTTTATCGGTTGCGCAAGCGGACGAGATTTATCAAATCTACCAAAGCCAGGAACAAGCTGGACCGCAGAATGCAAAGGAAATTGAAGGTGTCGCGCGTTGGATCAATCTATCCGAAATTGAAGAAAACGACTTTAACTTAAACATTGCACGTTACGTACAAAAACCGTTAGAAGAAGAAACTATAACCGTGGAACAAGCCTTGTTGGATTTTAAAAATAAACTGGCTGCCTTAGAGCAGGCTGAGCAAGAGCTGGAAGACCTGTTGATCAAAGAAGGCTTTGAAATATGA
- a CDS encoding type I restriction-modification system subunit M, whose amino-acid sequence MNTLNKKKLEDLLWGAAEYLRGQIDASDYKQYIFPLLFYKRLSDVYLEEYNEALQIHEGDAEYAAMPMFHRFNIPIEARWQVVRNTTKNIGEAIQTALRLIESSNERLHGVFGDAQWTNKERLPDHLLADLIQHFSKIPLGINTVNQDDLGEAYEFLIKKFADDSGHTAAEFYTNRTVVHLMTRIMGLQPGETAYDPTCGTGGMLLNGVMELRNQNKEWRSVKLYGQEVNLLTSAISRMNMFLHDIEEFEVLRGDTLSEPKFIENDQLKQFDVIFANPPYSIKKWNRDKFAADPYGRNLYGVPPQGCADYAFYTHIIKSLNPKTGRAAMLWPHGVLFRDSEQAIRKQIIEADWIEAVIGLGPNLFYNSPMESCIVVLRRYKPADRQNKILFINGVEHVTRERAHSRLSDENLSVLTEAYFQPDKQPTIAALVAIEDIRANQHNLSIPLYVQNDSGHEAQDIEHAIEVWKISRVKLKKQTEALFKSLAELGYE is encoded by the coding sequence ATGAACACCTTAAACAAAAAGAAACTAGAAGACCTCCTTTGGGGCGCGGCAGAATATTTACGCGGCCAAATAGATGCGTCCGACTACAAACAGTACATTTTTCCACTGCTATTTTATAAGCGGCTGTCGGATGTCTATTTGGAAGAATACAACGAGGCACTGCAAATTCACGAGGGCGATGCGGAATACGCCGCTATGCCGATGTTTCACCGCTTTAACATTCCAATCGAAGCGCGTTGGCAAGTGGTGCGCAATACCACCAAAAATATCGGTGAAGCCATACAAACCGCTTTGCGCTTAATTGAGTCCAGCAACGAACGTTTGCATGGTGTATTTGGTGATGCGCAATGGACTAACAAAGAGCGCCTGCCGGATCACCTGTTAGCTGATCTGATTCAGCATTTCAGCAAAATTCCTCTTGGCATCAACACCGTCAATCAAGACGATCTGGGCGAAGCGTATGAGTTTCTGATTAAAAAATTTGCAGACGATTCCGGCCACACTGCCGCAGAGTTTTACACTAATCGCACCGTCGTGCATTTGATGACGCGCATTATGGGTTTGCAGCCTGGCGAAACCGCCTATGATCCCACTTGCGGCACCGGCGGCATGTTGTTGAACGGCGTCATGGAACTGCGTAATCAAAACAAGGAATGGCGTAGTGTTAAGCTGTATGGGCAAGAGGTCAATTTACTGACCTCAGCGATTTCACGTATGAATATGTTCTTGCACGACATTGAAGAATTTGAAGTACTGCGTGGCGATACGCTCAGTGAACCCAAGTTTATTGAAAACGATCAGCTCAAGCAGTTTGATGTCATTTTTGCCAATCCACCTTACTCCATCAAAAAATGGAACCGCGATAAGTTTGCCGCTGATCCTTATGGTCGCAATCTGTATGGTGTGCCGCCGCAAGGCTGCGCGGATTATGCGTTTTATACGCACATCATCAAAAGTTTAAATCCCAAAACCGGTCGTGCTGCCATGTTGTGGCCGCATGGCGTATTGTTTAGAGATTCCGAGCAAGCAATTCGTAAGCAAATCATTGAAGCGGATTGGATTGAAGCAGTGATTGGTCTAGGACCCAACTTGTTTTACAACTCACCGATGGAATCGTGCATCGTGGTTCTGCGTCGTTATAAACCCGCAGACCGCCAAAACAAAATCCTGTTTATCAACGGTGTGGAACACGTCACTCGTGAACGAGCGCATAGTCGTTTATCGGATGAAAATTTAAGCGTACTGACCGAAGCGTACTTTCAGCCAGACAAACAGCCCACTATCGCGGCATTGGTGGCAATAGAGGATATTCGCGCGAATCAGCACAACCTGTCTATTCCGCTTTATGTGCAAAACGATAGCGGTCACGAAGCGCAAGACATCGAACACGCCATTGAAGTCTGGAAAATCAGCCGGGTGAAGTTAAAAAAGCAGACTGAGGCGTTATTCAAAAGTTTGGCGGAGTTGGGTTATGAATGA
- a CDS encoding type II toxin-antitoxin system RelE family toxin, producing MSYRLLLHKSVTKFLEKLNEKQRQDISDKLELLKDNPFPNQQLDIKIMQGYEGLYRLRVGQYRLIYQLEADKLLIFIVKAGNRGDIYKGT from the coding sequence ATGAGTTATCGTTTGCTGCTGCATAAAAGTGTTACCAAGTTTCTTGAAAAGCTTAATGAAAAACAGCGTCAGGATATATCCGATAAATTAGAGTTGTTAAAAGACAACCCTTTTCCAAATCAGCAGCTGGATATAAAGATCATGCAAGGGTATGAAGGTTTATATCGTTTGCGTGTAGGTCAATATCGCTTAATTTATCAGTTAGAAGCGGATAAATTGCTTATTTTTATAGTAAAAGCCGGTAATAGAGGCGATATTTACAAAGGGACTTGA
- a CDS encoding restriction endonuclease subunit S: MSNDKQLPEGWRMVKFGDMAKHISKRVEPSETDLNIYVGLEHLDPDSLRIKRHGVPSDVAGQKLLVKKGQIIFGKRRAYQRKLGVADWDCICSAHAMVLEANPKTVLPEFLPFYMQSDVFMNRAISISEGSLSPTIKWKILAIQNFLIPNLEYQENYVRIFKTRHNLYVEYESAIESGLRAINNILSYRKNSRWKSDKLGDLLEEVIDYRGKSPPKSDSGVPLITAKNIRHGYINEEPKEYIPESKYLLWMNRGMPMPGDILFTTEAPLGNIAFAPAYKFALGQRTVCLRPVLEKVSSKTLFWLLQTKLFKHKLSTRTTGTTAQGVKVKELLNLVIDYPPTIDQIKFSDCLEEINKTLELILIAQKSLPNIDQILEN, from the coding sequence ATGAGTAATGACAAACAGCTACCGGAAGGTTGGCGCATGGTTAAGTTTGGGGATATGGCAAAACATATTTCCAAGCGTGTGGAACCCAGTGAAACCGATTTAAATATCTATGTTGGGCTTGAGCACTTAGACCCGGATAGCTTACGGATAAAACGGCACGGCGTACCTAGCGATGTTGCAGGGCAAAAACTATTAGTCAAAAAGGGCCAAATCATTTTTGGTAAACGCCGAGCGTATCAACGTAAATTAGGTGTGGCAGATTGGGATTGTATTTGTTCTGCTCATGCTATGGTTTTAGAAGCCAATCCAAAAACAGTGTTACCTGAGTTTCTGCCGTTTTATATGCAGTCAGATGTATTTATGAATCGTGCCATTTCAATTTCAGAAGGTTCTCTATCACCAACTATTAAATGGAAAATATTGGCCATACAAAATTTCTTAATTCCGAACTTAGAGTACCAGGAAAATTATGTTCGCATATTCAAAACAAGACACAATTTATATGTTGAATATGAAAGTGCTATTGAGTCGGGCCTTAGAGCAATAAATAATATTTTATCTTATAGAAAAAACAGTAGGTGGAAGTCAGACAAGCTAGGAGATTTATTGGAAGAGGTAATTGATTATCGCGGTAAAAGTCCACCAAAATCAGATTCGGGAGTTCCTCTGATTACAGCAAAAAATATTAGACATGGATATATAAACGAAGAACCAAAAGAGTACATTCCTGAAAGTAAATACTTATTATGGATGAACAGAGGCATGCCAATGCCAGGTGATATTTTATTCACAACAGAAGCCCCGCTAGGAAATATAGCTTTTGCTCCAGCGTATAAATTTGCTTTGGGGCAAAGGACTGTTTGCTTACGCCCTGTTTTAGAAAAGGTATCATCGAAAACTCTTTTTTGGCTGCTTCAAACTAAATTATTTAAACATAAGCTATCAACTAGAACTACGGGCACTACTGCTCAGGGAGTTAAAGTAAAGGAGCTTTTAAATTTGGTAATAGATTATCCTCCAACGATTGATCAAATAAA